The sequence CGCCTCCCCTTGCGCGCTCGCCTTCTTGCACTGGATCGGGCAGCCGTAGCACCCTTCTTTCTTGGCGCCGCACTCCCTCTTTATCGCCGGGCCGGAATAGTTTCCAGAGTCGGCGAAAAAGGTGGCGCGGAAGTTCTCGGTGGGGGCCATGCGACGCTGTGCCATCAGGTCGACCAGTGCGGGCGTGCCGTACTCGGAGATGCCTAGTTCGCCGAAGATGACTGGGGAGGCGCGGAAGAGGCGCATGACATCGGCGCGGGCGGCGTCGAAGCGTTCCCGGTCCGCAACCGGCGTCGTCCCCTCTCCCTGCACCGTGATCGCTTTGAGTCTTTTGCCCCCCATGACGGCGCCGAGCCCGCCGCGGCCGATCGAGTTCCCCTCCCCCATCATGATGTTGGCGTAGAGGACACCGTTTTCGCCGGCGGGGCCGATGGCGGTTACCGAGCCGCGCTCTTTCAGAGAGGCCACGGTCTCCTTCACCCCTTTTCCCCAAAGGGACCCGGCGGGGAGGAGTTCGGCGCGTGCGCCGTCGATGGCGAGAACTGCGGGTTGGGCGCTTTGACCGGTGATGAAGATAGCATCGAGGCCGGCGGCCTTTAAGCGCCAGGCGAAGCGACCTCCGGCCGAGCAGTCGTAAATCGTGCCGGTGAGCGGTGAGCGGGAGACGCAGGCAAGGCGGGCAGCGGTGGGGGAGTTGGTGCCGCAAAGAGGGCCGACCGCGAAGATGATCGGCATATCCGGGTCGAAAGGATCGAGGCGGAAGAAGTCGCGCATGAGGCGGACGCCCAAGCCCCGTCCCCCGAGGTAGGCGTGAAGGATTTCAGTGGGGATCTCCCTGCGCTCGCAGGTACCGCGGGTAAGATCAACGTGCAGCAACTTTCCGGTCCAGCCCATAAAAACCTCATAAACCCGTTCAGCGTTCAGCGTTCAGCGTTCAACGTTCGACAACGGTTCCGTGTCATCGGCCTGCAACGGTACGGCATCTTGTCGCGTCGTAACACTCAGGAAGCATGATGATGCTGGAATTAGAGGAGGAACTCTCTTGAACGTTGAACGCCGAACGTTGAACGTTCTAAAGCAGTTCCACCTTCCCCTGCCGCTCGAGTTCCTCAACCACCTTCTTCACGTCCTGGGCGGCATCCTTCGCGCAGACAAGAAGCGCATCCGGGGTATCGACCACGATCAGATCGCTTACCCCGACGAGCGCCACCACCTTGCCGCCGCCATAGGCGAGACAATCCCTGGCCCCCACCGATACCGCTCCGCTCGCGTTGATCACCACGTGCCCCGCGGTATCGGCGTCCATCACCTCAGGGAGCGCACTCCAGGATCCGACATCACTCCAGCCGAACGACGCCGGTATCACCTGCACGTCCTTCGCCTTCTCCATGACCCCGAAATCGATGGACTCACCCTTGATGGCGCCGTAGATCTCGCCAATCTGGGGTTTGAGATCCGCGATCTCCCATACGTGGGACTCGAAGGTGAGCCGTGCCAGCGCCTGAGCGAGCTCCGGCATGTGCCGCCCGATCTCGTCCAAAATGGCACAGGCACCCCAGACGAACATGCCGCTGTTCCAGTAGAAACGCCCGCTCGCCAGAAACTCCATGGCCCGCTCGAGATTGGGCTTCTCCACGAAGCGCTCGACGGCAGCGGCACCGGAACCTCCCGCGACGGCGGCCTGGATGTAGCCGTAGCCGGTCTCGGGGCGCGTCGGCGTGATCCCGAGCGTCACCAGGGCGCCGCTCACCGCGACGGAACGTGCGGTAATAAGCGTGGCCCGGAAGGTCTCCTCGTCAACGATGTAGTGATCGGCCGGCAGCACCGCCATGATCCCGTCGGGATCGAAGCGGGCGATGATCGAGGCGGCAAGGCCGATGGCAGGCGCCGTGTTGCGGCCTACCGGCTCCTCGATCACGTCGACCGGGACGTCTTTTATGTACGTCAACTGGTTCCTGGTCTCCGCCGCCTGCAGGGCATTGGTGACCACCAGTATCCGCTTCGGATCAAGCGGCAGGACCCGCTCCACGGTCCTCTGCAACATGGACTTGCCGCCGAAAACCGACATGAGCTGCTTCGGCGTGCTCTTGCGGGACAGGGGCCAGAACCTGGTCCCGGATCCACCGGCGAGAATGACTATGTACATGGTTTCCTCCATGAACGGCGTTGTCAGGATGAGCGCCTGCCGCGTCCGGCCTTGGCCACGAGGGCCGCGGGGAGAAAGGCGCAGAGACTCAGCATCGCCCCCATCTTCGCAGATGAGGCCAGCTCTTGATCAGCGAAGGCCTCTCCGGCGACGAAGAGGGCAACGGTGAAGCCGATGCCGGCGGTGAGGCTGGTCGCAACGAGTTCGCGCACCCCGACGCCTATGGGAAGCGGGAAGCCCAGTTTAGTACCTAAAAGACCGAAGCCGGTGATGCCGACCATCTTGCCGGCGATCAGGGAGGCGAGCACAAGCCAGGTGGCGGTACCGACCGCTCCGAAGGTCACGCCAGCGTTCACCAGACCGAAGACGAAGAGCCCCAGGTCGACGAAAAGCTTCCAGTCGTGCTCGAACCGGGAAAGCGGGGTGAGGTCCTCGGGATCGATGTCGAACATGTGGCGCTTTTCCATGGGGGGATGGGGCAGAAACGGCACCACCAAGGTCAGCGCCAGCGCCGGGTGCAGATGGGCAAGATGCAGGCCGAACCAGCTCAGCGTGCCGCCGAGAATGAGATAGGGCCAGTAGTTCGCCACCTTGAAACGGCGCAGCAAAAAGCAGACGGCAAGCGCCGCGCCGCAAAGCAAAAGCCAAACCGGCTGCACGGGGGCAAGGGGATCGCCGTAGAAAAGGGCGATGATGATGAGCCCCACCGCGTCGTCGGCTATCGCCAGCAAAAGCAAAAATGCGATGGCCGGATGCCCTTTGCCGAAGATGAAGCGCGCCGCAAGCCAGGCAAGCGCGATATCGGTTGCGGTCGGGATGCCCCATCCACGGGCGAGCGACGGTGCTCCGATCCAGGCGTTGAGGAGGAGATAGAGCACAACCGGCCCCAGTATCCCCCCTACCGTGGCAAGCAGCGGATTCACCGCACGCTTCAAGGGGTACAGGTCACCGCCGGGCAGACAGCTCTGGGTGATCTCGACGGCGGCGATGCCGAAGAAAAACGCCATGAACAGGTCGTTGGTGACGAAGTGAACAGAAAGACCCGCAAGAAGCGGGTCATGCAGGAAGTGGTGGTACTGCTGCGGGGCGAGGTTGGCCCAGGCGAGCGCGGCGATGACGCCGGCAGCCAGTGGGACCGAGAACTCCCGCAGCAGGCTTAGCTGCTTTTTCATCTATACGACAGGCTCCACGCCGGCCCCGACGCCGTCGGCCTCGGACTCATGATCCACGCGGTGGTAGTCGTCCTGGAAGCGGACGATATCGTCCTCGCCCAGGTACTCGCCGCTTTGCACCTCGATGATCACCAGGGGGATGACGCCCGGGTTCTCCAGACGATGCGTCGAGCCGATGGGGATGAAGGTGGATTCGTTGATGTTGATGATCTTGACGGTCTCACCGCAGGTGACCCGTGCCGTCCCGGAAACGACGATCCAGTGCTCGCTTCTGTGGTGGTGCATCTGCAGCGACAGCCTCTGCCCCGGCATCACCTCGATGCGCTTTATCTTGTAGCTGCCGTTTTCTTCAAGTACGGTGTATGTCCCCCAGGGACGCTCTCCGCGTTCCATGACGGCCTCCGTTTGCTCTTGTTTCATGGTTATTTTTCCTCCCTGAGCTCCAGATAGCGCCTGAGCGCCTCCTGCCAGGGCTGCGGTGTGAAGCCGGTATCCCGGGAGAGCTTGCCGCAGTCCAGGGTTGAATAGAGAGGGCGCGGCGCCGGCCGGCCGAGCTCTTCTGTGGTCATGGCGAGAACCGTGACGTCAAGGCCCGCAAGGCGGAAGATCTCCTTGGCGAAACCGTTCCAGGAGACGAATCCCGCGTTGGCGGCATGGTAGGTCCCCTCGCACCCCTTCTCCAGGAGGGCCTTGATGGCCAGGGCGAGGTCGCCGGTCCAGGTCGGGGAGCCGATCTGGTCGTCCACCACGGAGATCTCCTTTTTGTCCTTGGCGAGCCTAAGCATGGTCTCTACGAAGTTCTTCCCGCCGTGCCCGTAGAGCCACTGGGTGCGTACGATCAGGTGGTTCGGGTTGAACCAGGCGTTCATCTCGCCGGCGAGCTTCGATTCGCCGTACACGCTCAAAGGCGACGCCAGGTCGTCCTCGAGGTAGGGGGTACCCTTATTGCCGTCGAAGATGTAGTCGGTGCTCACCTGCACGAGTTTCGCGCCGATCTCCTTGCTGATCATGGCAAGGTGTGCCACCCCCTCGCCGTTCACCTGCATGGCGCGTTCGGCGTTGTCCTGGCAGCCGTCCACGTCGGTGTAGGCTGCGGCGTTAATCACCACGGAAGGCTTGATGGTGGTGAGGACGCGTTGCACCGAGGCAAGGTCGGTGATGTCGATGTCGTCGATGTCGACGCCGCGCGCGCGGTCACCGTAAAGCGCCATCAGCTCCTGTCCCAACATCCCTTTGCTGCCGACTACCAGAATCATCTGTCCTCCAGGAAACGTTCAACGTTCAGCGTTCAGCGTTCGACAAAGTGCCTCTGCCACGCGCGGCGGCGCCGTGGCGGCACCGGAAATTAAAACAAGGCTAGATTCTAGCCGAGAACGGGCAGCTTGGAAACCGCCCCGTACTTTTTCGTCACTACACAATCCGACAGTGCCTTACCGGCCGCCACAGATGCAGCGGCAATACTCAGTTCACATTCCGTTGAACGTTGAACGTTGAACGTTGAACGTCCGTTAAAGCCGTTAAGCCTGGCCGTACTGCATCTCGTAGTACTCGCGGTAGGCGCCGGAGGCGACTTCCTCGACCCACGCCTGGTTCGCCAGATACCAGTCGATGGTCTCGGCGATGCCGCGCTCGAAGGTGTAACCGGGCTCCCACCCGAGGTCACGCTTCAATTTCGAGGCGTCGATGGCGTAACGCCGGTCATGCCCCTTGCGGTCCTTCACGAAGGTGATCAGCCCGCGACTCTCACCGGACGCACGCCCGAGCCGCTCATCCATCAGATCGCAGACGAGCTTCACGATGTCGATGTTCTTCCACTCGTTGTTCCCGCCTACGTTGAAGATCTCGCCCGGCTTCCCGCTCTTCAGCACACGCTCGATCGCCGCGGAGTGGTCCTTCACGTGCAGCCAGTCGCGCACGTTCAGGCCGTCGCCATAAACCGGCAGAGAGCGCCGCTTCAGGATGTTGTGGATCATCAGCGGGATGAGCTTCTCAGGGAAATGGTAGGGGCCGTAGTTGTTGGAGCAACGGGTATTAAGGGTCGGCAGACCGAAGGTCTCGAAATACGCCCGCACCAGGAGATCCGCCCCGGCCTTGCTGGCGGAGTACGGGGAGTTGGGGGCAAGCGGAGTCTCCTCCGTGAAGTACCCTTCGGAACCAAGGCTGCCGTATACCTCGTCCGTGGAGACCTGCAGGAAGCGGAACGCAGGGAGACTCTCGGCGTGTTTGCGGCTCGCCTCGAGAAGGGTCTGCGTCCCGAGAACGTTGGTCCTCACGAATATGTCAGGACCGGTGATGGAGCGGTCGACGTGCGACTCGGCGGCAAAGTGCGCGACGGCGTCTATCTTCTCCTCTTCCAGAAGCCGCGCCACCAGGGAGGCGTCGCAGATGTCCCCTTTCACGAAACGGTACTGCGGGTTCGCCTCGACCGCGGTGAGGTTCTTGAGGTTCCCGGCATAGGTCAAAAGGTCGAGGTTGACGACCCGGCAGCCGGGATTGCCGGCCATGAAGTGATTGATGAAATTGGAACCAATGAAACCCGCTCCTCCGGTAACCAAAAGTGAGGTGGGGGTGAATGCATCCTTCATGTGAACCTCCAGACCAGGATCTGCCGCTGTCCTTAGCGCGGTGTTCCGGCTTTAGTAGCGGCTCCTCTTAGATACACCGGTGAAAAGAATAATGTCAACTTCTTACGGCTTCGCCGGGCGACCACGGCAATCGGCTACATGGTCCGCATCGGCCCCAGCGATCCCAGGCCGGCCAGCGAGAAGTTTACCGTGAACTGCTGCTCGCCGGTCACCTGGTGACTCCGCACCCGGTCGGAATAGGCCAGAACCACGCTCCAGCACTGCTGCCGGTATTCCAGGGCGTAGCGGGAGCCCAGGAAGGCGCCCCTGTCAAAGGAGTAACGCCCCTCCAGGTCTGCGGTGAACCGGGTCCCGAGCGGGAAGACCAGACCGGCGTCCAGGTAGTCCAGCTCGCCCCTACTGTGGCGATAGGTCAGCCGGGCCAGGTCCTTCTTCCCCTCCCCCTTGTACTCGAGCCCGATGTTGGCGGTGGAGAGGTCGTTGCCCTCCATGTTGTAGCGCCCGTCCAGGAGCAGGGAAAGGTTCTGCATCGGGGTGACCACGCTCTCAAGCATCAGGTCGGTTAGCTTGTTCCCCTCGTCGACCAGCGTGAGGAGGTCGCGGCGCTCACCCGAGAACTGGTACCCTTGGGTCAGCTTCAGGTACATGATGTCGCGGTACTCGTCCGGCAGCCCCTCCCTGACGAACTTCCTTGTGAAGGTGTTTGATAGGGAAAGGTAGGCGATGCTCTGCCCCAAGACGCGGTCGTCGTAGTCGAAGAGGGGGAGATTCTGATCGGCGCGCCGCTCCACGAAAGCGTATTGGAGCTCGGGAACCAGCAGGTGGCGCGTCGTTCCGTCGTAGATCCTCTCCAGGGGAAGCGACAACGTGGCCCCGCCGTCGGCCTGCCCGATCTGGCGCCACCCGGGGTCGGGGCTGTCGCCGCGTGCGTTGTACAGGCGCTGCTGGAACCCTCCGTACAGCGAGAAGTCGAGCGCGTCCCCCGGCTTAGCGTAGTAGGAAAGCCGCGGGTGCACGACGAGGCGCTGTCCGGTTGCCCCGATGTCGCGGATGAAATTGGAGACGCTCGAGTCCATGGAGAAAAGAAGCGGACCGATCTTGTCCCCTGCGGCGATGAAGCTCAGTCTCGGCAAGCGCTGCAGCGTCGCGTCGTTGGTGGGAGCCTCGAGGTCCTGCGCATAACGCAGGTCACCGCTCAAACCGTAGCGGTCCCAGCGCCGGTCGAAAGAGACGGTCGATTCGAGGAGCTGGCGGTTGTATTCGCCGGAAAACTCGCCGTAATCAAGGTAGTAGCGGCGGTCCGAGATCATGTGGATGGTGGAGGCAACGGTCAGGTCCGGCGTGAGGATCTCCAGGTGTCTTTGCTGCACCTCGCCGCGGAACCCGCTCTCATTGGTGTCGTAGATACCGAAGGCATGCAGGTACCCCTGACTGCCGTGCGGCCGCAGGTAGCGGTATTCGACGCCGCTCCCCACGCCGCGGGAGGTCTCGATGTCGAGGTTGAAGGTCGCCTCCTGGCTCTGGTTTATGGCCCAGTAGTACGGCTGGTCGATGTAGAAGCCCCGTTTCGACGAGAAGCCGAGCTTCGGTATCATAAGACCCGACTGCCGATCGGTGTTGGCCGGGAAGACGAGGTACGGGGTGTAGAACAACGGGATGTCGCCGACGTAGAATACCGCGTGTTTCGCCGTCGCGTATTCATCCAGGGTGAGATCAACCCGGCTCGCCTCGAAATGCCAGCTCGGGCGGTCGCCGTCGCAGGTGGTGAAGGTCCCCCGCTCCACCCGGTAGTCGGCATCCCCGGTCTTCATAAGCCGGTCGGCACGCAGGCGGAAATTGGATTTTTTCACGAAGAGCTCGCCGCTCAAAAGCTCCCCGTGCTGGGTGACCAGGTCCAAAAGGAGCTTCCTGCCGTTCATGGTATCGCCGCCGCGCTCGAGTCGGACGTTCCCCTCGGCAACCGCATCGCCGGTCAACCTGTGATAGATGACGCTGTCGGCGAGAAGGGATGCACCCTCCTGGGTGATGAGCACGTTCCCCTCGGCGTGGTAGCTGTCGGTTGGGGTGTCCACCGACAGGTGGTCCGCCTTGATGGTCGCCTCCTTGTTGGGGATGGCCATCTCGCCCCGGGCAATCCCGGCGGAGAAAAGAAGGTATGTTAGGAGCCAGAAGGCTCTTGCAGGTTTCATCGCACTCCGGTTCGGGCGGGACTTCCCGCCGTGCAGTGTGCCGTCCGGTTTCATCCCCGGAACGGCTCGAAGGTCTCGGATTTCAGGTGGCCCCTCGCCTCACCCACGGTGAAGAGGGAACCGCACACCACGATCAGGTCGTCGTCAGCGGCCACGTTTCTCGCAAGCTGGACCCCTTCGCCGACGCTTCCGGCCGCCATGGCCTCGACCCCGGCCCCGAGACAGTAGCCGGCAAGTTCCACGGCGGGCAGAGCGCGATCGATGGCCGGCGTCACCGCGAAGACCCGCTCGGCAAGCGGCAAAAGCGGAGAGAGGATGCCGGAAAGCTCCTTGTCGGCCATCACGCCGATGACAAGGAACAGACGCCCGCGCGGGATGTCATCGAGCGCCTCGGCAAGGGCCCGGGCACCGGCCGGGTTGTGTGCCCCGTCGAGCAGCACGCGGGGGGCGTCGCCGAAGAGCTCCATCCGTCCGGGCCAGCGGGCGTTGGCCACCCCGGCGGCCATCGCCTGAGGCGTTATCGGAAAGCCGATCGCCCCGAGGATCTCCGCGCAGGCGAGCGCGAGGGCCGCGTTGCCGCTTTGATAGCGCCCCAAAAGGCCGCATTGCAGCCCGTCCAGGGTGAGCGAGACGCCCCGGTAATACAGGGAGCGGTCCATCCAGAAGGCGTCGAAGGCTTCACCCTGTCGGTAAAGCGGTGCGGCGAGACGGTCCGCGTTGTGCTCGATGATGAACTGCGCCTCGGGGAGCTGGCGCGCCGTCACCACAGGGGCGCCGGGCTTGCAGATCCCGGCCTTCTCCGCGGCGATCTCCTCGACGGTGCTGCCGAGATAATCGGTGTGCTCGATGGAGATCGGCGCGATGGCGCAAAGGATACCGTTGAGTGCGTTGGTGGCGTCGAGGCGTCCTCCCATCCCCGCCTCGAAGATGGCGATGTCCACCCCGCTCTCGGCAAAATAGAGGGCTGCCAAAGCGGTGACGATCTCGAAGAAGGTGCTCTCTTTCGGGGCGGCGGCAAGCACCAGGGCCGCCAGCCGCGCCACGTCATCCTCCTCGATTTCAGCGCCGTTCACCTTCATGCGCTCGGTGAAGGATATCAGATGCGGCGAGGTGAAAAGTCCGGTTCTGTAGCCGCCGGCGCCGAGGATGGAGGCGAGGAAGGAAGAGGTCGACCCCTTGCCGTTGGTGCCGACAACGTGGACCGTCTTGAAGGTGTCCTGCGGATTGCCCAGTGCGGCAAGAAGCGGGACGATCCTGTCGAGCCCCGGCTTGATGCCGAAGCGTCCCAGGGCGTAGATGTGCTCGAGGGTCTCCGCGTAGGTCATGACAGGGCGGGATTATAGGTAAAGAGCATGAAAAAGTCCATATCAATCGGGGTCTGGAAGGGGCTCAGGCCTCGGGCCAGGCAAGACGCAGACCGAGGGCCATCAGGATGCAGCCGGCCACCTGTCCGATCCGGTTTCCGGCGCCCGCGCTGCGGTTCAGCCAGCGCCCGATCTCCCCGGAGAGAAGTGCCACAAGGCCAAAGCCGAGCATGGTCAGCATGACGAAGGTGCTGCCGAGAACGAGCATCTGCATGGGAACGCCGCCGCGCGAGCGCTCGACGAACTGAGGGAAGAAGGCGAGAAAGAAGAGCGCCACCTTCGGGTTCATGATGTTGGCGAGGATGCTTTGACGAAAGATCTCCCGGCACGCCAGTTCCCCCGCCGCCCCCTCCGCGACGATGGACGCCTTGCTGCGGAGCATCTTGTAGCCGATGTACATCAGGTAAGCGGCACCGGCGTACCTCACGCAGGCGAAGGCGGTCGCCGAAGAGGTGATCAGGGCGGAGAGGCCGACGATGGCGAAGAAGGTGTGCGCGAAGTTGCCGAGCGCGAACCCTGCCGCCGCCGCGAGGCCGGCCTTTCTCCCCTGCGCAACGCCGCGCGTCATCACGTAGATGATGTCGGGGCCGGGGGTGAAGATGAGGAGCGTGGAGGCGACGGCGAACAGGGCCAACTGGGTGAGGGAAACCATGGCGACTCCCGGCGAGGCTCGAGGTTTGGAGGCTCAAAAAAGAGAAAGGTTAAGGTTTGGAGCTTCCCTCCTCTGCCTTAACCTCTCTGATACCTCGACCTCGACCTGCTTTTTTAGTTTCTGTAGAGCATCTTCAGGATGCTGGAGAGCTGTGCTTTCATCTTGCTCCGCTCCACGATGACGTCGACCATGCCGTGGTCAAGCAGGTACTCGGAGCGCTGGAAGCCCTGCGGGAGCTTCTGGCGGATGGTCTGCTCGATGACGCGGGGTCCTGCGAAACCGATGAGCGCCTTCGGCTCGGCCATGTTGATGTCGCCCAGCATCGCGAAGCTCGCGGTGACGCCGCCGGTGGTCGGGTCGGTCAGGATGGAGACGAAGGGAAGCCCTGCTTCACGGAGCTTGGCAAGGGCCGCGGAGGTCTTCGCCATCTGCATGAGGGAGAGGATGCTCTCCTGCATCCTGGCGCCGCCGGAGGCGGAGACGATGATGCAGGGGGTGCGCTCGGCAAGGGCGCGCTCGATGCCGCGGGTGATCTTCTCGCCCACGACGCTCCCCATGGAGCCCCCCATGAAGGAGAAGTCGAAGACGCACAGCTGCACAGGGGTCCCCTCGATCTTGCCCGAGCCGCAGACGATGGCGTCCTTGCTCCCTTTCTTGGCCAAGGCCTGGTCGATGCGCTCCTGGTAGCTCTTGCTGTCCTTGAACTCGAGGAAATCGACCGACACGATACCGGCGTCGAACTCGACGAAGGTCCCCTCGTCGATGAGGAGCTCGATCCTCCTCTTCGTGGAGACGCGGTAGTGGTGGCCGCACTTCGGGCAGACGTTCAGGTTGCTCTCGATGTCCTTCGTATAGATGGTCTCTGCGCAGCTAACGCACTTCGTCCAAAGCCCTTCCGGCACCTTCACCTTGTGCTCCGGCCCTCTTGCTTTAGGCGGATTGTCTCTTTTGAACCAAGCCATATGTGCCCTCTCGTGGGATAGTCCCCAGCTGTTTTATTTAGTCGTAAATCAGCGCTGTTTCTTAGCAGATCGCTTCATGCATGTCAAACAAAACGGTGCACCTTGCGCGCCAACATACCGAAATTACGTGATTATCCTGCGGACGATTGCCGCACCCCTTGTTTTAGAGCGCCGACGAAGGAGGAGAGTTCCCGCAACAGTTCCGCCCCCTGGTATTTCTCGAAATACTTCACCAGGGCGCTTCCCACCACCACGCCGTCGGCGACCTGCGCAACCTGCCTGGCCTGCTCCGGCGTGGAAATGCCGAAGCCGACCACGAGCGGCAGGCTGAGCGCGTCCCGCACAGAGGTGACGCGTTCGGCGAGGGTGTCGGCCACCGCACTTCTCGCGCCGGTCACGCCGGTCACCGAGACGTAGTAGATGAAGCCGCTTCCCTGGCGCGCAACCGACGCGACGCGCTCGGCGTCCGAGGTCGGCGTCAGAAGGAAGATGAGGTCGAGGCCGCAACGGTCGGTGTGCTCCTTGAGCTCGGGCGCCTCTTCCGGGGGAAGGTCAACGACGAGGAGCGCGTCCACACCCGCCTTGGCGGCATCGCAGGCGAAGCGCTCGGCTCCGTAGGTGAAGATCGGGTTGAAGTACCCCATGAGGACGATGGGGATCTGGGTTTTTACGCGCAGGCGCGCGACCAGTTCGAGAATCCCCGGGAGCGTGGTCCCGGAGGCAAGGGCCCGGTCCGACGAAAGCTGGATGGTCGGCCCGTCCGCCATCGGATCGGAGAACGGGACGCCGAGCTCGATCAGGTCGGCCCCGGCCTTCTCCAGTTCCAGCACCGCCTGTTCGGTGGTGGCGAGGTCCGGGTCGCCGGCGGTGATGAATGTCACCAGCCCCTTTTCCCCTTTTGCTTTGAGTGCTGCGAATCTATCGGCAATCCTGCCCATGGCAACTCCTTAAAACCTGAAAGACGTTCAACGTTCGACGTTCCAGGTTATGTTCTGCGTTAAAGGGTCTTCCGCCTGGCTGCGGCAGTCCTCCCCTTATAACAAAAAAAGTCCCCCTCGGGGAGA is a genomic window of Geomonas ferrireducens containing:
- a CDS encoding aldehyde ferredoxin oxidoreductase family protein, translating into MGWTGKLLHVDLTRGTCERREIPTEILHAYLGGRGLGVRLMRDFFRLDPFDPDMPIIFAVGPLCGTNSPTAARLACVSRSPLTGTIYDCSAGGRFAWRLKAAGLDAIFITGQSAQPAVLAIDGARAELLPAGSLWGKGVKETVASLKERGSVTAIGPAGENGVLYANIMMGEGNSIGRGGLGAVMGGKRLKAITVQGEGTTPVADRERFDAARADVMRLFRASPVIFGELGISEYGTPALVDLMAQRRMAPTENFRATFFADSGNYSGPAIKRECGAKKEGCYGCPIQCKKASAQGEALPEYETVNHFGALNGISDLHAIVRANSLCNELGMDTISAAATLSAFGEARGRFPDASEVASLLADIAHRSGDGELLSLGSRRLAEHLGHSEVSMSVKSLELPAYDPRGAYGMALAYVTSNRGGCHLRAYPISHEILRKPVPTDRFSFSGKARIIKIAEDVNAAVDSLVACKFAFFGATLEEYGELLTAVTGVEYGPEALKAIGERIYLTERFYNCENGFSRKDDTLPERFFTEPGSGGEGIDVPPVDRERFSEELQKYYRIRGLDENGGFGGRNILEELP
- a CDS encoding mannose-1-phosphate guanylyltransferase, with the translated sequence MYIVILAGGSGTRFWPLSRKSTPKQLMSVFGGKSMLQRTVERVLPLDPKRILVVTNALQAAETRNQLTYIKDVPVDVIEEPVGRNTAPAIGLAASIIARFDPDGIMAVLPADHYIVDEETFRATLITARSVAVSGALVTLGITPTRPETGYGYIQAAVAGGSGAAAVERFVEKPNLERAMEFLASGRFYWNSGMFVWGACAILDEIGRHMPELAQALARLTFESHVWEIADLKPQIGEIYGAIKGESIDFGVMEKAKDVQVIPASFGWSDVGSWSALPEVMDADTAGHVVINASGAVSVGARDCLAYGGGKVVALVGVSDLIVVDTPDALLVCAKDAAQDVKKVVEELERQGKVELL
- a CDS encoding Na+/H+ antiporter NhaA, with amino-acid sequence MKKQLSLLREFSVPLAAGVIAALAWANLAPQQYHHFLHDPLLAGLSVHFVTNDLFMAFFFGIAAVEITQSCLPGGDLYPLKRAVNPLLATVGGILGPVVLYLLLNAWIGAPSLARGWGIPTATDIALAWLAARFIFGKGHPAIAFLLLLAIADDAVGLIIIALFYGDPLAPVQPVWLLLCGAALAVCFLLRRFKVANYWPYLILGGTLSWFGLHLAHLHPALALTLVVPFLPHPPMEKRHMFDIDPEDLTPLSRFEHDWKLFVDLGLFVFGLVNAGVTFGAVGTATWLVLASLIAGKMVGITGFGLLGTKLGFPLPIGVGVRELVATSLTAGIGFTVALFVAGEAFADQELASSAKMGAMLSLCAFLPAALVAKAGRGRRSS
- a CDS encoding cupin domain-containing protein, giving the protein MERGERPWGTYTVLEENGSYKIKRIEVMPGQRLSLQMHHHRSEHWIVVSGTARVTCGETVKIININESTFIPIGSTHRLENPGVIPLVIIEVQSGEYLGEDDIVRFQDDYHRVDHESEADGVGAGVEPVV
- the rfbD gene encoding dTDP-4-dehydrorhamnose reductase; the encoded protein is MILVVGSKGMLGQELMALYGDRARGVDIDDIDITDLASVQRVLTTIKPSVVINAAAYTDVDGCQDNAERAMQVNGEGVAHLAMISKEIGAKLVQVSTDYIFDGNKGTPYLEDDLASPLSVYGESKLAGEMNAWFNPNHLIVRTQWLYGHGGKNFVETMLRLAKDKKEISVVDDQIGSPTWTGDLALAIKALLEKGCEGTYHAANAGFVSWNGFAKEIFRLAGLDVTVLAMTTEELGRPAPRPLYSTLDCGKLSRDTGFTPQPWQEALRRYLELREEK
- the rfbB gene encoding dTDP-glucose 4,6-dehydratase codes for the protein MKDAFTPTSLLVTGGAGFIGSNFINHFMAGNPGCRVVNLDLLTYAGNLKNLTAVEANPQYRFVKGDICDASLVARLLEEEKIDAVAHFAAESHVDRSITGPDIFVRTNVLGTQTLLEASRKHAESLPAFRFLQVSTDEVYGSLGSEGYFTEETPLAPNSPYSASKAGADLLVRAYFETFGLPTLNTRCSNNYGPYHFPEKLIPLMIHNILKRRSLPVYGDGLNVRDWLHVKDHSAAIERVLKSGKPGEIFNVGGNNEWKNIDIVKLVCDLMDERLGRASGESRGLITFVKDRKGHDRRYAIDASKLKRDLGWEPGYTFERGIAETIDWYLANQAWVEEVASGAYREYYEMQYGQA
- a CDS encoding LPS-assembly protein LptD, giving the protein MKPARAFWLLTYLLFSAGIARGEMAIPNKEATIKADHLSVDTPTDSYHAEGNVLITQEGASLLADSVIYHRLTGDAVAEGNVRLERGGDTMNGRKLLLDLVTQHGELLSGELFVKKSNFRLRADRLMKTGDADYRVERGTFTTCDGDRPSWHFEASRVDLTLDEYATAKHAVFYVGDIPLFYTPYLVFPANTDRQSGLMIPKLGFSSKRGFYIDQPYYWAINQSQEATFNLDIETSRGVGSGVEYRYLRPHGSQGYLHAFGIYDTNESGFRGEVQQRHLEILTPDLTVASTIHMISDRRYYLDYGEFSGEYNRQLLESTVSFDRRWDRYGLSGDLRYAQDLEAPTNDATLQRLPRLSFIAAGDKIGPLLFSMDSSVSNFIRDIGATGQRLVVHPRLSYYAKPGDALDFSLYGGFQQRLYNARGDSPDPGWRQIGQADGGATLSLPLERIYDGTTRHLLVPELQYAFVERRADQNLPLFDYDDRVLGQSIAYLSLSNTFTRKFVREGLPDEYRDIMYLKLTQGYQFSGERRDLLTLVDEGNKLTDLMLESVVTPMQNLSLLLDGRYNMEGNDLSTANIGLEYKGEGKKDLARLTYRHSRGELDYLDAGLVFPLGTRFTADLEGRYSFDRGAFLGSRYALEYRQQCWSVVLAYSDRVRSHQVTGEQQFTVNFSLAGLGSLGPMRTM
- a CDS encoding bifunctional folylpolyglutamate synthase/dihydrofolate synthase; translation: MTYAETLEHIYALGRFGIKPGLDRIVPLLAALGNPQDTFKTVHVVGTNGKGSTSSFLASILGAGGYRTGLFTSPHLISFTERMKVNGAEIEEDDVARLAALVLAAAPKESTFFEIVTALAALYFAESGVDIAIFEAGMGGRLDATNALNGILCAIAPISIEHTDYLGSTVEEIAAEKAGICKPGAPVVTARQLPEAQFIIEHNADRLAAPLYRQGEAFDAFWMDRSLYYRGVSLTLDGLQCGLLGRYQSGNAALALACAEILGAIGFPITPQAMAAGVANARWPGRMELFGDAPRVLLDGAHNPAGARALAEALDDIPRGRLFLVIGVMADKELSGILSPLLPLAERVFAVTPAIDRALPAVELAGYCLGAGVEAMAAGSVGEGVQLARNVAADDDLIVVCGSLFTVGEARGHLKSETFEPFRG